Proteins from a single region of Oreochromis niloticus isolate F11D_XX linkage group LG7, O_niloticus_UMD_NMBU, whole genome shotgun sequence:
- the LOC102079823 gene encoding uncharacterized protein LOC102079823: MQLGHLVTSSTSLQIPPQPQSLIFRSRHPFLLDSIQPVLVRTIINPKRGMEEPLQPQTPQSSSNCSSSGPGGKSCWSLDMRVAILLLTLAGAVILLLLYRLLQLRHRLRMARARHALEYTSFYHSGTYTLKHPTPCQELPEKNGAVPEDTAPLQTITSVTPAVLTPVPPPSPPSPAPPPLPLPPPPVLPRPPLHPPVSLPPTPPVLSLPLPVPVIHTTPPSPHLSWGACSDADVYSRIGTFRPSRLSNLSNQSTVILFEHSSL, from the exons ATGCAGCTTGGTCATCTAGTCACCAGCAGCACTTCTCTGCAAATCCCACCCCAACCTCAGAGTCTGATATTCAGGAGCCGACACCCATTCCTGCTGGACTCCATCCAGCCTGTGTTGGTCAGGACAATCATCAATCCGAAACGGGGGATGGAGGAACCTCTCCAGCCGCAGACTCCACAAAGCTCCAGTAACTGCAGCTCATCGGGACCTGGTGGGAAATCCTGCTGGAGTTTAGACATGAGGGTGGCTATTCTTCTGCTTACTCTGGCAGGAGCAGTAATCCTCCTGCTGCTGTACAGACTGTTGCAGCTAAGACACAG GCTGAGGATGGCCAGAGCGAGGCATGCTTTGGAGTACACCAGCTTCTACCACAGTGGCACCTACACACTCAAACACCCCACACCTTGTCAGGAGCTGCCAGAGAAGAACGGGGCAGTACCTGAAGACACTGCACCACTCCAAACCATAACCTCAGTGACACCTGCTGTCCTCACCCCAGTGCCACCTCCATCGCCGCCCTCACCGGCACCCCCTCCACTGCCACTCCCCCCACCTCCTGTCCTTCCACGTCCACCTCTTCACCCTCCAGTTTCTCTCCCTCCGACACCCCCTGTCCTGTCTCTCCCTCTTCCCGTGCCTGTCATCCACACCACCCCGCCCAGCCCTCACCTATCATGGGGTGCCTGCTCAGATGCAGATGTTTATTCTCGGATTGGGACTTTCAGGCCATCCAGGCTTTCCAACCTCTCCAACCAGTCGACGGTCATCCTGTTTGAACACTCGTCTCTTTGA